TGCAAATATCTAAGTAAAAAATGCAAGCTGATGCAAGTAGGATATTTTAATTGAAGTGTAAAACAAAATTGATTCAACTGACTTAAAAACTCATTCGAAATGTAAGCTTTAGTTCCACTTGCATACCAGGGAGTGAGATTTGGTATCATGGTTACTAGCTGTAAGTCCATCAATCCAAACTCCCAACAGTTGAATTTTGCATTAGTGGGAATTTATGTAAGCTTTAGTTGCGGTAAAGTTCTTCATCATTCTTCATGTAGTTCAACAAACCTGAACATCCCTGATGGTTTTTTCTTTTTTGACAAATTTGCAGGCTGTGTAATATGGACATCATTTCACATGTACAGCAAGTTATTTGCTTTGCCTTCCATGATAGCAAGTTGCTCATGGAAACTTGTCAAGAAGCGAAAAACCTCCGGAAAATTGTGACTCTCTTTTACCTGGACTGAAGCAAtcagtttatttgtgtatatgaTGATTAGAGAGAGAGGGACAAACAGATTTTGCTTATTCTTTTGTTTGTAAATTATAAGATGAATTGGGATAAGTTGCTTTGCATAGCAAATTGCAACAGTGGTAAAGGGAGCCAATTTGCTCCACTTCATTGGAGAGATTAACAAATAGGTtcttattcacaatttttagcaGAAGATCAGAGAATGTGCAAATCAATTATTCACATTCAATAATGTCTTCATTAATGTGATGCCTTTGGCAAtattctagttttttttttttggagaagTTTGAATCTGTGTATTTCAAGAAACACCTGAAATTGTTCTAATGTGGGCAAGTCACTAAGGCCTCTGGGGTCTAGTGTAATATGTACATTTTTGCACTTATTTTTCCTAAAATTTATTGTTTTTGGGTTCATTTGGTTTTGGTTGGATTCAAACTTGAGACACTGGAGGATTCTAGTATCACTGAAACTCATATAAAACTACTATGAATTATACTTTGGCTGCTgagaatttaaaataaaaataaattttaattttataaaattatattttagcttctgattttttatttataaaatattttaatattcaaaatttttatatttatcaaaGGAAAATGACAAAATTGTAATGTTAGCAGTTGTAGTTAAgcttaactcttttttttttaatagaaacgACGACGTTTTAATGGCCACTAGGatatttatcttttttttcttttctcccaCTTCATCGCAAGTGAGAGAGCTCTGGAACTTTCTCCTCTCAACATTCAACAATCGCATACAGAGGCAGCTAGGGAAGCACTGAAATGGCGGCGAGAGGAGCTTTGCTAAAGTACCTGAGAGTGAACGTGCAGACGGTACCTCAAAATCCTAGACCCAATACCGGCCTCTTCTCCCTTTCTTTCAATGCAATACTGCGCCATTTCTCTGAGGAGGTGAGGGGTTCCTTCCTCGATAAATCCGAGGTCACAGATCGTGTCATAAGTGTCGTCAAGAACTTTCAGAAGGTGGATCCTTCCAAGGTAATACATTGCTTAATTATATAAATACTGATCCTTATGGATTTTACCTTGTTTGATAATCGAAAAACAATGGATAAGAACTTTTTTTAATTGCTAAATTAACTTTGTGGAGACAAAATCGTTAAAACCACAAAATTCGAATTTTAATTTGTTTCCCAGAAgaaagtttatttatttatttgcaaatatgatttatttttctTGGATTATTAGTGTGTTCTTTTGCATAGTGTAGGGGAATTTGTTATTTGGTCTGTTTGATCATTGGAATATCAAAGTCAGAATAGGTACTGATAGCTTTCAATTATTAGTGAAATAAAAGGATTTTCAGAGTCTTTTGAGGGGAAAAAGGGCCACTTTGGCTTGTTTGGGTTTTCTGGATTGTTATTTTTAAGTTTGGAAGCTACCTGGGTACATTATGCTCATCGACAATGGCttgttttttcttcttttt
This sequence is a window from Hevea brasiliensis isolate MT/VB/25A 57/8 chromosome 10, ASM3005281v1, whole genome shotgun sequence. Protein-coding genes within it:
- the LOC110639145 gene encoding acyl carrier protein 2, mitochondrial, whose amino-acid sequence is MAARGALLKYLRVNVQTVPQNPRPNTGLFSLSFNAILRHFSEEVRGSFLDKSEVTDRVISVVKNFQKVDPSKVTPNAHFHNDLGLDSLDTVEVVMALEEEFGFEIPDNEADKINSINLAVDFIASHPQAK